A window of Rufibacter sp. LB8 contains these coding sequences:
- a CDS encoding tail fiber domain-containing protein: MKKLYTLATAILLSGLAFEATAQLKVKTASGKLILGPEPNLVSDPSDLLSGHVFGKLGDYRAGAKLAFGDFGSFNFGMNVFVGEYEYETDPDTDKLWLHGKNGVFLTYGSGGAIQTIGSYNLANGNKFEFSCPVYAQGLLLQSDGRYKSNVTRLNGAMGLLRKLEGVSYDFNSSLVSSSAEKPSAATGVMGGSPSGKEIKDKANLEAFEQQKKQAKKQLGFIAQDMQKILPDLVEADADGYLSVNYIGIIPVLVEGLKEQQAQIETLQKTVAKLEGKLSSTSTLRTGSPSAGQDIQAVDQSVAFLSQNAPNPFSQSTVINFFLPQEYRNALLYIFDMQGGLKKTLPLSARGQGSVTIHGSELAAGMYIYSLYADGKEVDTKRMILTK; the protein is encoded by the coding sequence ATGAAGAAACTATACACGCTGGCAACTGCGATTTTGCTCTCTGGCCTGGCTTTTGAGGCAACGGCGCAACTTAAGGTAAAGACCGCCTCGGGCAAGTTGATACTCGGGCCAGAGCCTAACTTGGTGTCAGATCCATCAGATTTATTATCAGGTCATGTCTTCGGTAAACTCGGAGACTATCGGGCAGGGGCCAAATTGGCGTTCGGTGACTTCGGTTCATTCAATTTTGGGATGAATGTTTTTGTAGGGGAGTATGAGTATGAGACAGACCCGGACACTGACAAGCTGTGGTTGCATGGCAAGAACGGGGTATTTCTCACCTACGGCAGTGGCGGGGCAATCCAAACGATTGGGTCATACAACCTTGCCAACGGAAACAAGTTCGAATTCAGCTGCCCAGTGTATGCCCAAGGGCTTTTGCTCCAGTCAGACGGGCGCTACAAATCCAATGTGACTCGGCTGAACGGTGCGATGGGGTTACTCAGAAAGCTCGAGGGCGTCAGCTATGATTTCAATTCCTCCCTGGTATCCTCCTCGGCTGAAAAGCCATCAGCAGCCACAGGCGTCATGGGTGGCAGCCCATCCGGTAAGGAGATAAAGGATAAAGCCAACTTAGAGGCATTTGAGCAGCAGAAGAAACAAGCAAAGAAGCAGTTGGGCTTTATCGCTCAAGACATGCAGAAAATATTGCCAGACCTTGTGGAAGCGGACGCCGATGGCTACCTGAGCGTTAACTACATTGGCATCATCCCGGTGCTAGTGGAGGGGCTGAAAGAGCAGCAGGCTCAGATAGAGACGTTACAGAAGACCGTGGCCAAGCTAGAGGGCAAGCTTTCCAGCACCAGTACTCTGAGAACAGGAAGCCCCAGCGCCGGCCAGGACATTCAGGCGGTAGACCAGTCGGTGGCTTTCCTATCCCAGAACGCCCCCAATCCCTTCTCCCAGAGCACGGTCATTAATTTCTTCCTGCCGCAGGAGTACAGGAACGCCCTGCTCTACATCTTTGACATGCAGGGCGGCCTGAAGAAAACCCTGCCACTTTCCGCAAGGGGGCAGGGGAGCGTCACCATCCACGGCTCAGAGCTGGCCGCGGGCATGTACATCTATAGTTTATATGCAGATGGCAAAGAGGTGGACACCAAACGCATGATCCTCACCAAGTAA